One genomic segment of Mytilus trossulus isolate FHL-02 chromosome 4, PNRI_Mtr1.1.1.hap1, whole genome shotgun sequence includes these proteins:
- the LOC134714317 gene encoding uncharacterized protein LOC134714317, with translation MNTLVFAVMLAVLVVSATANSYTQRSQGSRVLGSRWNSRQLNNGWNSGWNSGRLSGGLNGGYRRHKRAATYDSYRSSHLDSGLGLFDRWGLNSGRRSNLGWGSYSRWGQQG, from the exons ATGAATACCTTAGTTTTTGCTGTTATGCTTGCTGTGCTGGTTGTTTCAGCCACTGCTAACAGTTATACTCAACGATCACAAGGATCCAGAGTTTTGGGAAGTAGATGGAATAGTAGACAGCTTAATAATGGATGGAATAGTGGTTGGAATAGTGGACGCCTGTCAGGGGGATTAAATGGCGGATATCGAA GACACAAAAGAGCAGCTACATATGATTCATACAGAAGCAGTCATTTAGACAGTGGATTAGGACTTTTTGACAGATGGGGACTTAATTCAGGAAGGAGATCTAATTTAGGGTGGGGATCTTATTCAAGATGGGGTCAACAAG gATAA